One window of Nymphaea colorata isolate Beijing-Zhang1983 chromosome 11, ASM883128v2, whole genome shotgun sequence genomic DNA carries:
- the LOC116263831 gene encoding 40S ribosomal protein S16, giving the protein MASVQSVQCFGRKKTAVAVTYCKAGRGLIKINGCPIELVQPEILRYKAFEPILLLGRSRFAGVDMRIRVRGGGHTSQIYAIRQSIAKALVAYYQKFVDEQSKQEIKDILVRYDRTLLVADPRRCEPKKFGGRGARARFQKSYR; this is encoded by the coding sequence ATGGCGTCGGTGCAGTCGGTACAATGCTTCGGGAGGAAGAAGACGGCGGTGGCGGTGACGTACTGCAAGGCCGGGAGGGGCCTGATCAAGATCAACGGCTGCCCGATCGAGCTGGTCCAGCCGGAGATCCTCCGTTACAAGGCCTTCGAGCCCATCCTCCTGCTTGGGCGCTCCCGGTTTGCCGGGGTTGATATGCGCATCCGCGTCCGCGGCGGAGGGCACACCTCTCAGATCTATGCCATTCGCCAGAGCATCGCCAAGGCGCTCGTTGCTTACTACCAGAAGTTCGTTGATGAGCAGTCGAAGCAGGAGATCAAGGACATCCTCGTCCGCTACGACAGGACGCTACTCGTCGCCGATCCTCGCCGCTGCGAGCCGAAAAAGTTCGGCGGTCGCGGTGCCCGCGCCAGATTCCAGAAGTCTTACCGTTGA
- the LOC116264417 gene encoding uncharacterized GPI-anchored protein At1g61900 isoform X2: MRERLSLKLQILLSLILLDCIYDCQSKTWGSVQDAQKDNLSLRHTSSMYPLNASKVEKHNALSPVPSPKSAPDAFMPLLAPSPLAPLGNSTLPILSGICMLNFSAAENMVEMTAVDCWGLFAPFLANVICCPQLQATLTVLIGESSKTSGLLALDMNQAKYCLSDVQKILTSQGANENLQQICSIWPSNLTEGSCPIKDVNAFESTVDLSKLLAACKEVDAVKECCSQVCQSAVSEAARRIALMGFSLSNPIKESSFPEQSTAIDDCRRVVYRWLATKLDPDGAKKVLRRISNCNVNEVCPLVLPTTRNVSRDCRGTVRNQTACCKTLANYISHLQKQSFITNLQAFNCAALLGMQLQKANVTNNIYDLCHITLKDFSLQESGCLLPSLPSDAALDSTSGISFTCDLNDIIAAPWPSASLGSTASCNKSISLPALPAATSSQNVHGKKARTSLLFAFFMALAAL, from the exons atgagagaaaggctCTCTCTCAAGCTTCAGATCCTTCTGTCTTTGATCTTGTTGGATT GCATATATGATTGCCAAAGCAAGACATGGGGCAGTGTTCAGGATGCTCAAAAGGACAATCTTTCTTTAAGACATACATCTTCCATGTATCCGCTAAATGCGAGTAAGGTAGAAAAGCACAATGCTCTTTCTCCAGTTCCTTCTCCAAAAAGTGCTCCTGATGCATTTATGCCCCTCCTGGCACCCTCACCACTGGCACCACTTGGAAACAGCACTCTGCCAATATTGTCAG GCATATGCATGCTCAATTTTTCTGCTGCAGAAAATATGGTAGAGATGACAGCAGTTGATTGTTGGGGGTTATTTGCACCCTTTCTTGCCAATGTTATATGTTGTCCTCAGTTACAAGCCACTCTGACGGTTCTTATTGGGGAATCTAGTAAAACATCTGGTTTGCTTGCTTTGGACATGAATCAAGCAAAATACTGCCTATCAGATGTTCAAAAGATCCTAACAAGTCAGGGTGCAAATGAAAATCTTCAACAAATATGTTCTATATGGCCTTCTAATCTTACTGAAGGTTCTTGTCCTATTAAAGATGTAAATGCGTTTGAGAGCACTGTAGATTTGTCTAAACTTTTGGCTGCATGCAAAGAAGTTGATGCAGTGAAAGAGTGCTGCAGCCAGGTCTGTCAGAGCGCTGTTTCTGAGGCTGCAAGGAGAATAGCTTTGATgggtttttctctttcaaatccCATAAAGGAATCAAGTTTTCCTGAGCAATCAACTGCAATTGATGATTGTCGGAGGGTTGTCTACCGATGGTTAGCCACTAAACTGGACCCTGATGGTGCAAAAAAAGTTCTAAGACGCATCTCCAATTGCAATGTCAATGAAG TTTGCCCGCTGGTCTTGCCAACAACAAGAAATGTTTCAAGAGATTGCAGAGGCACGGTTAGAAACCAAACCGCCTGCTGCAAGACATTGGCGAATTACATATCTCACTTGCAAAAGCAGAGTTTTATTACAAACTTGCAGGCATTTAATTGTGCTGCATTGCTTGGCATGCAGTTGCAGAAGGCCAACGTCACTAATAACATTTATGATTTGTGCCATATAACCCTTAAAGATTTCTCTCTCCAAG AATCCGGTTGCCTTCTACCAAGCTTACCATCCGATGCAGCACTTGACAGCACTTCTGGGATCAGTTTCACATGTGATTTGAATGACATTATTGCTGCTCCATGGCCATCTGCTTCTCTAGGATCAACTGCTTCATGCAATAAGT
- the LOC116264417 gene encoding uncharacterized GPI-anchored protein At1g61900 isoform X1 — translation MRERLSLKLQILLSLILLDCIYDCQSKTWGSVQDAQKDNLSLRHTSSMYPLNASKVEKHNALSPVPSPKSAPDAFMPLLAPSPLAPLGNSTLPILSGICMLNFSAAENMVEMTAVDCWGLFAPFLANVICCPQLQATLTVLIGESSKTSGLLALDMNQAKYCLSDVQKILTSQGANENLQQICSIWPSNLTEGSCPIKDVNAFESTVDLSKLLAACKEVDAVKECCSQVCQSAVSEAARRIALMGFSLSNPIKESSFPEQSTAIDDCRRVVYRWLATKLDPDGAKKVLRRISNCNVNEVCPLVLPTTRNVSRDCRGTVRNQTACCKTLANYISHLQKQSFITNLQAFNCAALLGMQLQKANVTNNIYDLCHITLKDFSLQVGSQESGCLLPSLPSDAALDSTSGISFTCDLNDIIAAPWPSASLGSTASCNKSISLPALPAATSSQNVHGKKARTSLLFAFFMALAAL, via the exons atgagagaaaggctCTCTCTCAAGCTTCAGATCCTTCTGTCTTTGATCTTGTTGGATT GCATATATGATTGCCAAAGCAAGACATGGGGCAGTGTTCAGGATGCTCAAAAGGACAATCTTTCTTTAAGACATACATCTTCCATGTATCCGCTAAATGCGAGTAAGGTAGAAAAGCACAATGCTCTTTCTCCAGTTCCTTCTCCAAAAAGTGCTCCTGATGCATTTATGCCCCTCCTGGCACCCTCACCACTGGCACCACTTGGAAACAGCACTCTGCCAATATTGTCAG GCATATGCATGCTCAATTTTTCTGCTGCAGAAAATATGGTAGAGATGACAGCAGTTGATTGTTGGGGGTTATTTGCACCCTTTCTTGCCAATGTTATATGTTGTCCTCAGTTACAAGCCACTCTGACGGTTCTTATTGGGGAATCTAGTAAAACATCTGGTTTGCTTGCTTTGGACATGAATCAAGCAAAATACTGCCTATCAGATGTTCAAAAGATCCTAACAAGTCAGGGTGCAAATGAAAATCTTCAACAAATATGTTCTATATGGCCTTCTAATCTTACTGAAGGTTCTTGTCCTATTAAAGATGTAAATGCGTTTGAGAGCACTGTAGATTTGTCTAAACTTTTGGCTGCATGCAAAGAAGTTGATGCAGTGAAAGAGTGCTGCAGCCAGGTCTGTCAGAGCGCTGTTTCTGAGGCTGCAAGGAGAATAGCTTTGATgggtttttctctttcaaatccCATAAAGGAATCAAGTTTTCCTGAGCAATCAACTGCAATTGATGATTGTCGGAGGGTTGTCTACCGATGGTTAGCCACTAAACTGGACCCTGATGGTGCAAAAAAAGTTCTAAGACGCATCTCCAATTGCAATGTCAATGAAG TTTGCCCGCTGGTCTTGCCAACAACAAGAAATGTTTCAAGAGATTGCAGAGGCACGGTTAGAAACCAAACCGCCTGCTGCAAGACATTGGCGAATTACATATCTCACTTGCAAAAGCAGAGTTTTATTACAAACTTGCAGGCATTTAATTGTGCTGCATTGCTTGGCATGCAGTTGCAGAAGGCCAACGTCACTAATAACATTTATGATTTGTGCCATATAACCCTTAAAGATTTCTCTCTCCAAG TTGGATCACAAG AATCCGGTTGCCTTCTACCAAGCTTACCATCCGATGCAGCACTTGACAGCACTTCTGGGATCAGTTTCACATGTGATTTGAATGACATTATTGCTGCTCCATGGCCATCTGCTTCTCTAGGATCAACTGCTTCATGCAATAAGT
- the LOC116264417 gene encoding uncharacterized GPI-anchored protein At1g61900 isoform X3, with translation MYPLNASKVEKHNALSPVPSPKSAPDAFMPLLAPSPLAPLGNSTLPILSGICMLNFSAAENMVEMTAVDCWGLFAPFLANVICCPQLQATLTVLIGESSKTSGLLALDMNQAKYCLSDVQKILTSQGANENLQQICSIWPSNLTEGSCPIKDVNAFESTVDLSKLLAACKEVDAVKECCSQVCQSAVSEAARRIALMGFSLSNPIKESSFPEQSTAIDDCRRVVYRWLATKLDPDGAKKVLRRISNCNVNEVCPLVLPTTRNVSRDCRGTVRNQTACCKTLANYISHLQKQSFITNLQAFNCAALLGMQLQKANVTNNIYDLCHITLKDFSLQVGSQESGCLLPSLPSDAALDSTSGISFTCDLNDIIAAPWPSASLGSTASCNKSISLPALPAATSSQNVHGKKARTSLLFAFFMALAAL, from the exons ATGTATCCGCTAAATGCGAGTAAGGTAGAAAAGCACAATGCTCTTTCTCCAGTTCCTTCTCCAAAAAGTGCTCCTGATGCATTTATGCCCCTCCTGGCACCCTCACCACTGGCACCACTTGGAAACAGCACTCTGCCAATATTGTCAG GCATATGCATGCTCAATTTTTCTGCTGCAGAAAATATGGTAGAGATGACAGCAGTTGATTGTTGGGGGTTATTTGCACCCTTTCTTGCCAATGTTATATGTTGTCCTCAGTTACAAGCCACTCTGACGGTTCTTATTGGGGAATCTAGTAAAACATCTGGTTTGCTTGCTTTGGACATGAATCAAGCAAAATACTGCCTATCAGATGTTCAAAAGATCCTAACAAGTCAGGGTGCAAATGAAAATCTTCAACAAATATGTTCTATATGGCCTTCTAATCTTACTGAAGGTTCTTGTCCTATTAAAGATGTAAATGCGTTTGAGAGCACTGTAGATTTGTCTAAACTTTTGGCTGCATGCAAAGAAGTTGATGCAGTGAAAGAGTGCTGCAGCCAGGTCTGTCAGAGCGCTGTTTCTGAGGCTGCAAGGAGAATAGCTTTGATgggtttttctctttcaaatccCATAAAGGAATCAAGTTTTCCTGAGCAATCAACTGCAATTGATGATTGTCGGAGGGTTGTCTACCGATGGTTAGCCACTAAACTGGACCCTGATGGTGCAAAAAAAGTTCTAAGACGCATCTCCAATTGCAATGTCAATGAAG TTTGCCCGCTGGTCTTGCCAACAACAAGAAATGTTTCAAGAGATTGCAGAGGCACGGTTAGAAACCAAACCGCCTGCTGCAAGACATTGGCGAATTACATATCTCACTTGCAAAAGCAGAGTTTTATTACAAACTTGCAGGCATTTAATTGTGCTGCATTGCTTGGCATGCAGTTGCAGAAGGCCAACGTCACTAATAACATTTATGATTTGTGCCATATAACCCTTAAAGATTTCTCTCTCCAAG TTGGATCACAAG AATCCGGTTGCCTTCTACCAAGCTTACCATCCGATGCAGCACTTGACAGCACTTCTGGGATCAGTTTCACATGTGATTTGAATGACATTATTGCTGCTCCATGGCCATCTGCTTCTCTAGGATCAACTGCTTCATGCAATAAGT